A genomic stretch from Bacterioplanes sanyensis includes:
- the yaaA gene encoding peroxide stress protein YaaA: MLTLLSPAKTLDFETPPTTKQASQPRFLSESAELVDELKQLSPDDIASLMKLSPKLAELNAQRFADWRVPFTADNAKAAMLAFKGDVYTGLEAERFDEHELTFAQQHLRMLSGLYGVLRPLDLMQPYRLEMGTKFANRRGKDLYQFWGDRLTESLNDELAQHDNAAVVNLASNEYFKAVNKKALAAPLVTPVFKDEKNGQFKIISFYAKKARGMMAAYIVRNGIDELQPLKQFDTAGYRYSEEDSGEHEWVFKRYEKDIPA, translated from the coding sequence ATGTTAACCCTTCTTTCCCCGGCAAAGACGCTGGACTTCGAAACGCCGCCGACCACGAAGCAGGCGTCGCAGCCGCGTTTTTTGTCGGAATCTGCCGAACTGGTGGACGAGCTTAAACAGCTGTCACCAGACGACATCGCCAGTCTGATGAAACTTAGCCCCAAGTTGGCCGAGCTCAATGCCCAGCGCTTTGCCGATTGGCGCGTGCCCTTTACTGCTGATAACGCCAAGGCTGCCATGCTGGCGTTTAAAGGCGATGTCTACACCGGCCTGGAAGCAGAACGCTTTGACGAACATGAGCTGACCTTTGCGCAGCAGCACCTGCGGATGCTTAGTGGTCTTTATGGTGTGCTGCGACCGCTGGATTTGATGCAGCCGTATCGCTTGGAAATGGGGACTAAGTTTGCCAACCGACGAGGGAAAGATCTGTATCAGTTCTGGGGCGACCGGCTTACTGAATCGTTGAATGACGAGTTGGCGCAACATGACAACGCCGCCGTGGTGAATTTGGCCTCTAATGAGTACTTTAAAGCGGTCAATAAAAAAGCCCTAGCGGCGCCACTGGTGACGCCAGTATTTAAAGACGAAAAAAACGGCCAGTTTAAAATCATCAGTTTTTACGCCAAAAAAGCACGCGGCATGATGGCCGCTTATATTGTGCGCAATGGCATCGATGAGTTACAGCCGTTGAAGCAGTTCGACACAGCGGGCTATCGCTACAGTGAAGAGGACAGTGGTGAACATGAGTGGGTATTTAAGCGCTATGAAAAGGACATTCCAGCCTAA
- a CDS encoding YajG family lipoprotein, producing the protein MKRTFQPKRLLRAKLAALLAAAALSGCVLSPQTIELNQSVALSPGQSPNRDALVRVVDQRSKSPDWIGHRGGRAPENSPLLVSESLDTLLTRRLQDSLRQLGFGQGPEPALKVQMDIDTFMYQCNEGVIVNQCGLEIELMVTVIKEQGRFSKPYRIRQSRELAVSPVQEYNQTWVNEALDSLWQHMFSDSELRRALGV; encoded by the coding sequence ATGAAAAGGACATTCCAGCCTAAGCGGTTGCTGCGGGCGAAGTTAGCAGCGCTGCTGGCGGCTGCGGCTTTGAGTGGCTGTGTGCTGTCGCCGCAGACCATCGAACTCAATCAAAGTGTGGCTTTGTCGCCCGGTCAATCGCCTAATCGCGATGCCCTAGTGCGGGTGGTTGATCAGCGTTCGAAGTCACCGGATTGGATCGGCCACCGCGGCGGCCGTGCGCCTGAGAATTCTCCTTTGTTGGTCAGCGAGTCGTTGGATACTTTATTGACTCGCCGCTTACAAGACTCGTTGCGTCAGTTGGGTTTTGGCCAAGGTCCTGAGCCTGCTTTAAAGGTGCAAATGGACATCGATACGTTTATGTACCAATGCAACGAAGGGGTGATCGTCAATCAGTGTGGGTTGGAAATTGAACTGATGGTGACGGTGATTAAAGAGCAAGGACGTTTTAGCAAGCCTTACCGTATTCGCCAATCGCGGGAGCTGGCGGTGTCGCCGGTGCAGGAATACAACCAAACTTGGGTCAATGAGGCGCTCGATTCACTGTGGCAGCATATGTTCAGTGACAGCGAGTTGCGTCGGGCCTTGGGCGTGTAA
- a CDS encoding CsiV family protein translates to MNWLTSLALLLAILLPATSQAAPWYRIELMLVAYNQPDSDGSEQWPVAIDAPAPLALTDDPAQVDWWLEPVADQYANSALLARFGIDSVATADWPPSLSQQSVLELVDPAARVRWRDDMQLVFHQAWIEPVQEEGSAIQHPLNLYVEGQGDASMDIRGTFTIHLSRYLHFTTDLVVQHYRRQPSLLTPSFNTSPVPLHDLAAERYQRSLASIASSLVPVRAAHVQQTRRMRSGEWHYIDHPLLGAIIKIIPIKTAADLDGDPVN, encoded by the coding sequence GTGAATTGGCTCACTTCCTTAGCCCTGCTACTGGCTATCTTATTGCCCGCGACTTCTCAAGCCGCACCTTGGTATCGCATCGAGCTGATGCTGGTCGCTTATAACCAACCGGACAGCGATGGCTCTGAGCAATGGCCTGTGGCCATCGACGCACCCGCGCCACTGGCTCTGACGGATGACCCGGCGCAGGTCGATTGGTGGCTTGAACCTGTCGCCGACCAATACGCCAACAGCGCCTTGCTGGCGCGTTTTGGTATCGATTCTGTCGCCACCGCCGACTGGCCGCCGTCGCTGTCGCAACAGTCGGTTTTGGAGCTGGTGGATCCGGCAGCGCGCGTACGCTGGCGCGACGATATGCAGTTGGTATTTCACCAAGCGTGGATTGAGCCGGTACAGGAAGAAGGCAGCGCCATTCAGCACCCGCTCAACCTTTATGTGGAAGGACAAGGCGACGCCAGCATGGACATCCGCGGCACCTTCACCATCCATCTCAGCCGTTACCTGCATTTCACCACCGACTTGGTGGTGCAGCATTATCGCCGTCAGCCATCGCTGTTAACGCCGTCATTCAATACCAGCCCTGTACCGTTACACGACTTGGCCGCAGAGCGTTATCAGCGCAGCCTGGCCAGTATTGCATCATCACTAGTGCCAGTGCGCGCCGCGCATGTTCAGCAAACTCGGCGCATGCGCTCAGGCGAGTGGCACTACATCGACCACCCGCTGTTGGGCGCCATTATTAAGATCATACCGATCAAAACGGCGGCCGATTTGGACGGAGATCCCGTTAACTAA
- the mfd gene encoding transcription-repair coupling factor, giving the protein MVSANQPLLLQPELPSRAGERRFWGKLEGASQALAIAEAASQHNGLTLVISTDTSSAMRLEDELRFFAAHLPVLHFPDWEILPYDVFSPHQDIISQRLATLAQLQDTRTGVLILPVSTLLHRLPPASFYQGQSFALDVGAHFNVDNTRLQLEAAGYHAVDTVYEHGEYAVRGAIMDIFPMGQSQPFRIELFDDEIDSLRNFDPDSQRTIDKVDSIRILPAREFPLDKTALRIFKSRWFDFFEQDPKSTSVFTDIANGIAPPGVEYYLPLFFADPLGSLFDHLPAKTLIIHDAELETAAQQFRQEVEQRYESRRYDIQRPILPPAELFLATDQLFTQLNQHPRIQWHQQQLPERAGATAFATQPLADVSTDSRLEQPLQRLLNWLQEQPRRVRFCVESAGRREALKDVLRRAKLIPDEFENWQQAASSPASLGVVIAPLEHSVVIDGTPPLVLLTENQLFGQRIQQRRRRQKQRSDSEMIVRDLSELQPGTPVVHLDHGVGRYLGLETLDAGGEVNEFLKLEYSGGANLYVPVSSLHLISRYGGGDGSQAPLNKLGSEKWAQAKRKAAEKIRDTAAELLDIYARREARKGFAFDAPDQDYQRFAAGFPFEETPDQATAIEAVINDMCSARPMDRLVCGDVGFGKTEVAMRAAFMAVQSGKQVAVLVPTTLLAQQHYENFVDRFAEWPVKVDVLSRFKSAKDTQAALDRMLEGKTDIVVGTHKLLQKDVKFDHLGLLIIDEEHRFGVQQKERIKSLRAEVDILTLTATPIPRTLNMSMASIRDLSIIATPPAKRLSVKTFVRQHDGPTIKEAILREILRGGQVYYLHNEVKSIDKTARELSEAIPEARVGVAHGQMSERELESVMSDFYHKRFNVLVCTTIIETGIDVPSANTIIIERADKFGLAQLHQLRGRVGRSHHQAYAYLLTPDKKLTTDAEKRLDAISAAQDLGAGFMLATHDLEIRGAGELLGEEQSGQIETIGFTLYMEMLEQAVKAMKSGKTPSADLSLNSGAEVNLHLQALIPEDYLPDVNGRLTLYKRIASAQDDTELKELQIEMIDRFGLLPDAVKNLFRQTSLKLKLQPLGISKLDAGNDAGRIEFAGDTQVDPFVLVRLVQTQPQRFKLEGGHSLRFFFNMSSIDARFNVIDQVLTELQKDPNA; this is encoded by the coding sequence GTGGTGTCTGCCAACCAACCCCTGTTATTGCAGCCAGAACTTCCAAGCCGTGCCGGCGAGCGCCGCTTTTGGGGCAAGTTAGAGGGCGCCAGCCAAGCGCTGGCCATTGCCGAAGCCGCCAGCCAGCATAATGGCCTGACGCTGGTGATCAGCACAGACACCAGCAGCGCCATGCGACTGGAAGATGAGCTGCGCTTCTTTGCCGCTCACTTGCCAGTACTGCACTTTCCCGACTGGGAAATCCTGCCCTACGATGTGTTTTCGCCGCATCAGGACATTATTTCGCAGCGCCTGGCGACCCTGGCACAGCTGCAGGATACTCGCACCGGCGTTTTAATCTTGCCTGTCAGCACCCTATTGCATCGTTTGCCGCCCGCCAGCTTTTACCAGGGCCAGAGTTTTGCCCTCGATGTCGGCGCCCACTTTAACGTCGACAATACCCGCTTACAGCTGGAAGCCGCCGGCTACCACGCCGTTGATACGGTCTACGAACACGGTGAATACGCCGTGCGCGGTGCCATCATGGATATCTTCCCGATGGGGCAAAGCCAGCCGTTTCGTATTGAGCTGTTTGACGACGAAATCGACAGCCTGCGCAACTTCGATCCGGACAGTCAGCGCACCATAGATAAAGTCGACAGCATTCGTATTTTGCCAGCGCGAGAGTTTCCTCTCGACAAAACCGCACTGCGTATTTTCAAAAGCCGCTGGTTTGATTTTTTTGAACAAGACCCAAAATCCACCAGCGTCTTTACCGACATTGCTAACGGCATCGCACCTCCCGGCGTGGAGTACTATTTGCCGCTGTTTTTTGCCGACCCATTGGGCAGTTTGTTTGATCATTTGCCAGCTAAAACATTGATCATTCACGACGCCGAGCTGGAAACCGCCGCACAGCAGTTTCGCCAGGAAGTGGAGCAGCGCTATGAAAGCCGCCGCTACGATATTCAGCGCCCGATTCTGCCACCAGCGGAATTGTTTTTGGCCACCGATCAGCTATTCACCCAGCTCAATCAGCACCCACGCATTCAATGGCATCAGCAGCAATTGCCTGAACGAGCGGGCGCCACAGCGTTTGCCACCCAACCGCTGGCCGATGTCAGCACCGACAGCCGCTTAGAGCAACCGCTACAGCGCTTGCTTAACTGGCTGCAAGAGCAGCCCAGGCGAGTGCGGTTTTGTGTCGAATCGGCTGGCCGTCGCGAGGCGCTCAAGGACGTGTTGCGCCGTGCCAAGCTGATACCCGACGAATTTGAAAACTGGCAACAGGCCGCCAGCAGCCCAGCGTCCCTCGGTGTTGTGATTGCGCCGCTGGAGCACAGCGTCGTCATTGACGGAACGCCACCACTGGTGCTGCTGACCGAAAACCAGCTGTTTGGCCAGCGCATTCAGCAACGTCGACGTCGGCAAAAGCAGCGCAGCGATTCAGAGATGATCGTGCGCGATCTGTCCGAACTGCAACCTGGTACTCCCGTGGTGCATCTGGACCATGGCGTTGGTCGCTACCTCGGACTAGAAACCTTAGATGCCGGCGGTGAGGTCAATGAGTTTCTAAAGCTCGAGTATTCCGGCGGTGCCAACTTATATGTGCCAGTGTCATCACTGCACTTAATTTCTCGTTATGGCGGCGGCGACGGCAGCCAGGCGCCACTGAATAAACTGGGCAGTGAAAAGTGGGCCCAGGCAAAACGCAAAGCGGCAGAAAAAATTCGCGATACCGCCGCCGAGCTGTTGGATATTTATGCCCGCCGTGAAGCACGCAAAGGGTTTGCTTTTGACGCCCCGGATCAGGATTACCAACGCTTTGCCGCCGGTTTTCCATTTGAAGAAACCCCAGATCAAGCGACAGCCATTGAAGCCGTCATTAACGATATGTGCTCAGCCCGCCCAATGGATCGCTTGGTGTGTGGTGACGTTGGCTTTGGCAAAACCGAAGTCGCCATGCGCGCTGCCTTTATGGCCGTGCAAAGTGGCAAACAGGTCGCGGTACTAGTGCCAACCACCCTACTGGCTCAGCAGCACTATGAAAACTTTGTTGATCGCTTTGCCGAGTGGCCAGTCAAGGTCGATGTGTTGTCGCGCTTTAAATCGGCTAAAGACACCCAAGCAGCCCTCGATCGCATGCTGGAAGGCAAAACCGACATTGTCGTCGGCACCCATAAATTACTGCAAAAAGATGTCAAATTTGACCACCTAGGTCTGTTGATCATTGATGAAGAGCACCGCTTTGGCGTGCAGCAAAAAGAGCGCATTAAATCCCTGCGCGCGGAGGTCGATATCTTGACCCTAACCGCTACGCCTATTCCGCGTACGTTGAATATGTCGATGGCGTCGATTCGCGATTTATCCATTATCGCCACACCGCCAGCCAAGCGTTTAAGCGTTAAAACTTTTGTGCGCCAGCACGATGGCCCGACCATTAAAGAAGCCATTTTGCGGGAGATATTGCGTGGTGGTCAGGTGTACTATCTGCACAACGAAGTCAAAAGCATTGATAAAACCGCGCGCGAATTGAGCGAAGCCATTCCAGAGGCACGCGTGGGCGTGGCCCATGGGCAAATGTCCGAGCGTGAACTAGAAAGCGTGATGAGCGACTTTTACCACAAACGCTTTAACGTACTGGTGTGCACTACCATCATCGAAACTGGCATCGACGTTCCTTCCGCCAACACCATCATTATTGAGCGCGCGGATAAATTTGGCCTGGCGCAATTACATCAATTGCGTGGCCGAGTGGGCCGCTCCCACCACCAAGCCTATGCCTATTTATTAACGCCAGATAAAAAGCTCACCACAGATGCAGAAAAGCGCTTAGACGCCATCAGTGCCGCTCAAGATCTGGGAGCTGGCTTTATGCTGGCAACCCATGACTTGGAAATTCGTGGAGCCGGTGAGCTATTGGGCGAAGAGCAAAGTGGCCAGATCGAAACCATCGGCTTTACCTTATATATGGAAATGTTAGAGCAAGCCGTCAAAGCAATGAAATCGGGCAAAACGCCATCGGCCGACCTCAGCCTGAACAGCGGCGCCGAAGTGAACTTGCATCTGCAGGCACTGATTCCGGAAGATTACCTGCCCGACGTCAACGGCCGCTTGACCCTGTACAAGCGCATCGCCAGCGCCCAGGACGACACCGAGTTAAAAGAGCTGCAAATTGAGATGATCGATCGCTTTGGTCTACTACCGGATGCGGTCAAGAATTTGTTCCGCCAAACCAGCCTTAAACTCAAGCTGCAACCGCTAGGCATTAGCAAATTAGACGCTGGCAACGACGCCGGTCGCATTGAGTTTGCCGGCGACACCCAGGTGGATCCGTTTGTATTGGTGCGATTAGTGCAAACTCAGCCACAGCGTTTCAAATTGGAAGGCGGCCACAGCTTGCGTTTCTTTTTTAACATGAGCAGTATCGACGCCCGCTTTAATGTCATCGATCAGGTGCTGACTGAGTTACAAAAGGACCCTAACGCGTGA
- a CDS encoding glyceraldehyde-3-phosphate dehydrogenase encodes MSQDMREACLKDWMERESIAESMIPLIGGLYRQNNVVTALYGRPVINRSVIELIKAHRFVRHMENEELSVHDTYPVLKAMSELNIARAHVDIGKLAVKFRKEGEGRDVKDFVADELQAIIGQSPAEGEDRDVVLYGFGRIGRLLARILVEKSGGDNGLRLRAIVVRRGKGDDLVKRASLLRRDSVHGTFRGTLSIDEENEAIIANGNYIKVIYANNPADIDYTQYGINNALVIDNTGVWRDEDGLGQHLQAKGTARVLLTAPGKGDLKNIVYGINNGDIDSADKILSAASCTTNAITPVLKVMNDAYGINSGHVETVHSYTNDQNLIDNYHKGDRRGRSAPLNMVITETGAAKAVAKALPELKGKLTGNAIRVPTPNVSMAILSLNLSKEVSVEEVNDFLREQSLHSELQKQIDWVNSPEVVSTDFVGNSHAGIVDAQATIVNGQHVNLYVWYDNEYGYSRQVVRIAQQVCGVNYATYPAR; translated from the coding sequence GTGAGCCAAGACATGCGTGAAGCTTGTTTAAAAGATTGGATGGAGCGTGAGTCCATCGCTGAGTCCATGATTCCTCTGATTGGTGGTTTGTACCGCCAAAACAACGTGGTCACTGCCCTGTACGGTCGCCCGGTGATCAACCGCTCAGTGATCGAGCTGATCAAAGCGCACCGCTTTGTTCGCCACATGGAAAACGAAGAACTGTCGGTACACGACACCTATCCGGTGCTGAAGGCCATGAGCGAGTTGAACATCGCCCGTGCTCACGTTGATATCGGTAAGTTGGCGGTGAAATTCCGCAAAGAAGGCGAAGGCCGCGACGTAAAAGACTTTGTCGCTGACGAGCTGCAAGCCATCATCGGTCAGTCACCAGCCGAAGGCGAAGATCGTGATGTGGTGCTGTACGGCTTTGGCCGTATTGGTCGCCTGTTAGCGCGCATTCTGGTTGAGAAGTCGGGCGGTGACAATGGTCTGCGCCTGCGTGCCATCGTCGTGCGTCGTGGTAAAGGCGACGACTTGGTTAAGCGTGCCAGCTTGCTGCGTCGTGATTCCGTGCATGGCACTTTCCGCGGCACTTTGAGCATTGATGAAGAGAACGAAGCGATTATCGCTAACGGTAACTACATCAAGGTGATCTACGCCAACAACCCAGCGGACATCGATTACACCCAGTACGGCATTAACAATGCGCTGGTGATTGATAACACTGGCGTATGGCGCGATGAAGACGGCCTGGGCCAGCACTTGCAAGCCAAAGGCACTGCACGCGTATTACTGACGGCGCCGGGCAAAGGCGACCTGAAGAACATCGTGTATGGCATCAACAATGGTGACATCGACAGCGCTGACAAGATCCTGTCGGCCGCGTCTTGTACCACCAACGCCATCACGCCTGTACTGAAGGTGATGAACGATGCTTATGGCATTAATAGCGGTCACGTTGAAACCGTTCACTCCTACACCAACGACCAAAACCTGATCGACAATTACCACAAGGGTGATCGTCGTGGTCGCAGTGCGCCGTTAAACATGGTGATCACCGAAACAGGCGCAGCCAAAGCCGTTGCTAAGGCGCTGCCTGAGTTGAAAGGCAAGCTGACCGGCAACGCCATTCGTGTGCCAACGCCAAATGTGTCGATGGCGATCTTGTCGTTGAACCTGAGCAAGGAAGTCAGCGTTGAGGAAGTGAACGACTTCCTGCGTGAGCAGTCGTTGCACTCTGAGCTGCAAAAGCAAATTGACTGGGTCAACTCACCAGAAGTGGTGTCGACTGACTTCGTCGGCAACAGCCATGCGGGCATCGTTGATGCTCAGGCCACCATCGTGAATGGCCAGCACGTGAACCTGTACGTTTGGTATGACAACGAGTACGGCTACAGCCGCCAAGTGGTGCGCATTGCGCAGCAAGTATGTGGCGTCAACTACGCGACATACCCGGCTCGCTAA
- a CDS encoding Na(+)-translocating NADH-quinone reductase subunit A → MINIKKGLDLPITGSPEQAIYDGPAISEVAVVGPDYVGMKPTMEVQVGDRVKKGQVLFTDKKTEGVQYTAPASGVIQAVNRGERRRFLSVVIGCEGDEEITFESYSAEQLDTLSAEQVVDNLVKSGAWTALRTRPFSRVPAIDSRPQAIFVNAMDTNPLAADPAVVIAEQQQAFKHGLTLLKKLTDGALYVCKAPGADIPNAGVEQTEEFAGPHPAGLPGTHIHFLHPVNENRIVWTVGYQDVIAIGHLFTSGKIYSQRVVALAGPQVKKPRLLRVPFGASLEQLTAGELEEGENRIISGSVFGGRTAAGAEAFLGRFHDQVAVLREGRDRPMFHYFRAGNERFSVMPIYISKLMNKLFPFSTSTNGSERAMVPVGAYERIMPLDMLPTQLLRALIVEDMETAIALGALELDEEDLALCSFVCPGKYEYGPILRRNLTRIEAEG, encoded by the coding sequence ATGATCAACATCAAGAAAGGTCTCGACTTGCCCATCACCGGTAGTCCTGAACAAGCCATTTATGATGGACCCGCCATCAGCGAAGTTGCTGTGGTTGGCCCGGATTACGTCGGAATGAAACCGACGATGGAAGTTCAGGTCGGTGATCGAGTCAAGAAAGGCCAGGTGTTATTCACCGATAAAAAAACAGAAGGTGTGCAGTACACAGCACCCGCGAGCGGCGTGATCCAAGCCGTTAACCGCGGAGAGCGCAGACGCTTTTTGTCTGTCGTGATTGGCTGTGAGGGTGATGAAGAAATCACCTTTGAAAGCTACAGCGCAGAGCAGCTAGACACGCTGAGTGCCGAGCAGGTGGTCGACAACCTGGTGAAATCCGGTGCTTGGACGGCGCTGCGCACGCGCCCGTTCTCCCGTGTTCCAGCGATCGACAGCCGCCCACAGGCGATTTTCGTCAATGCCATGGATACCAATCCATTGGCGGCGGATCCTGCGGTGGTGATTGCCGAGCAGCAACAAGCGTTTAAGCACGGTTTGACCTTGCTGAAAAAGCTGACCGACGGCGCGCTGTACGTGTGTAAGGCACCGGGCGCAGATATTCCGAACGCCGGTGTTGAGCAAACGGAAGAGTTTGCTGGCCCTCACCCAGCCGGTCTACCGGGTACGCACATTCACTTTTTGCACCCGGTGAACGAAAACCGCATCGTCTGGACCGTGGGTTACCAGGATGTGATCGCCATTGGCCACCTGTTTACCTCAGGCAAAATATACAGCCAGCGCGTGGTCGCTTTGGCTGGCCCACAGGTGAAAAAGCCACGCTTGTTGCGTGTGCCGTTTGGTGCCAGTTTGGAGCAACTGACAGCCGGTGAGCTGGAAGAGGGTGAGAACCGCATTATTTCCGGTTCTGTCTTCGGTGGTCGCACAGCCGCAGGTGCTGAAGCTTTCTTGGGTCGTTTCCACGATCAGGTCGCGGTGCTGCGCGAAGGTCGTGACCGTCCGATGTTCCACTATTTCCGCGCCGGTAATGAACGCTTCTCGGTCATGCCGATCTACATCTCTAAGCTGATGAACAAATTGTTCCCATTCAGTACCAGCACCAACGGCAGTGAGCGTGCCATGGTACCTGTGGGTGCGTACGAACGAATCATGCCGCTGGATATGTTGCCGACTCAGTTGCTGCGTGCACTGATTGTTGAGGATATGGAAACCGCAATTGCACTGGGTGCGCTGGAGCTGGATGAAGAAGATCTGGCCCTGTGCAGCTTTGTATGCCCAGGCAAGTACGAATACGGCCCAATCCTGCGCAGAAATCTAACTCGAATTGAGGCGGAGGGTTGA
- a CDS encoding NADH:ubiquinone reductase (Na(+)-transporting) subunit B — protein MGLRATFDKMAPHFEKGGKYEKLYPLYEAVDTGLYHPPNVTNNTAHVRDGIDLKRIMITVWVCTFPAMFFGMYNIGLQANEAIAAGAGTAIEGWREMLIALLGGGGHNPASFWDNFAFGAAYFLPVYAVTFAVGGFWEVLFAVVRKHEVNEGFFVTSILFALILPPSIPLWQVALGISFGVVIGKEIFGGTGKNFLNPALTGRAFLFFAYPADLSGNSVWTAVDGFSGATPLSNAQEGGVQAILDGGVTWFDAFFGTIQGSMGETSTLAILLAGVVLLTMGIASWRIVLGVFVGMVATTWLFNAIGSDTNALFALPWYWHLVLGGFAFGMIFMATDPVSASMTNTGKFYFGALIGLMVVMIRVANPAYPEGMMLAILFANLFAPLIDHFVVQSNVKRRIARVS, from the coding sequence ATGGGACTTCGAGCAACATTCGATAAAATGGCACCGCACTTTGAAAAAGGCGGTAAGTACGAAAAACTGTATCCATTGTACGAAGCAGTGGATACCGGTCTGTACCACCCACCCAATGTGACCAACAACACAGCCCATGTGCGTGACGGCATCGACCTGAAACGCATCATGATTACTGTGTGGGTGTGTACCTTCCCAGCCATGTTCTTTGGCATGTACAACATCGGTTTGCAGGCTAATGAAGCCATTGCGGCCGGTGCCGGTACTGCGATTGAAGGCTGGCGTGAAATGCTGATCGCTCTGTTGGGCGGTGGCGGGCATAACCCGGCCAGTTTCTGGGATAACTTTGCCTTTGGTGCGGCTTACTTTCTGCCAGTCTACGCCGTGACGTTCGCGGTGGGCGGCTTCTGGGAAGTGCTGTTTGCCGTGGTGCGTAAGCACGAAGTGAACGAAGGCTTCTTTGTCACCTCTATCCTGTTTGCACTGATTCTGCCGCCCAGCATTCCGCTGTGGCAAGTGGCGCTCGGCATTAGCTTTGGTGTGGTGATTGGTAAGGAAATCTTTGGCGGTACCGGCAAAAACTTCCTCAACCCAGCGCTGACCGGGCGTGCCTTCCTGTTCTTTGCATACCCAGCGGATTTGTCGGGTAACTCAGTATGGACTGCGGTAGATGGTTTCTCTGGTGCAACGCCTCTGAGCAATGCTCAAGAAGGTGGAGTGCAGGCGATCCTCGACGGTGGTGTGACTTGGTTTGATGCCTTCTTTGGCACCATTCAAGGCTCTATGGGTGAAACCAGCACCTTGGCCATTTTGCTGGCGGGTGTGGTGCTGTTGACCATGGGCATTGCCAGCTGGCGCATCGTGTTGGGTGTGTTTGTCGGCATGGTGGCGACCACTTGGCTGTTCAATGCCATTGGCTCGGACACCAATGCGCTGTTTGCGCTGCCTTGGTACTGGCACTTGGTGCTGGGTGGATTTGCCTTTGGCATGATCTTTATGGCCACTGATCCTGTGTCGGCGTCGATGACCAATACCGGCAAGTTCTACTTTGGTGCCCTGATTGGCTTAATGGTGGTGATGATTCGGGTGGCGAACCCGGCGTATCCGGAAGGCATGATGCTGGCGATCTTGTTTGCCAACCTCTTTGCCCCATTGATCGACCACTTTGTGGTGCAATCCAACGTCAAGCGGAGGATCGCTCGTGTCAGCTAA
- a CDS encoding Na(+)-translocating NADH-quinone reductase subunit C gives MSANNDSIQKTLIVAVLLCLVCSVIVASAAVSLKPLQQANKTEDMKKNILAAAGLLDDSLSITEQFKQVTTRIVNLEEGRFANDAEIEEIKQLMGLTDISKFDQRKASQMPELSSKLAGSEDPASIKRRSKFASVYMVERGDSLEKLILPVHGYGLWSTLYGFIALKGDLETVEGLGFYSHGETPGLGGEVDNPLWKGKWVGKQLYNEQGQLAIEVVKGEAPQGSEHKVDGLSGATLTSRGVNNLVRYWVGEQAFGKLLHQMKSQGA, from the coding sequence GTGTCAGCTAACAACGATAGCATCCAAAAAACTCTGATCGTGGCTGTGTTGCTGTGTTTGGTGTGCTCGGTCATTGTTGCCAGTGCCGCCGTATCACTGAAGCCACTGCAGCAGGCCAACAAAACCGAGGATATGAAAAAGAATATCCTCGCTGCCGCGGGCCTGTTAGACGACAGTCTGAGCATCACCGAGCAGTTTAAACAGGTAACGACGCGCATCGTTAACCTGGAAGAAGGCCGCTTTGCCAATGATGCTGAAATCGAAGAAATCAAGCAGCTGATGGGTCTGACCGATATCAGCAAGTTTGATCAGCGCAAGGCATCGCAGATGCCAGAGCTGTCGAGCAAGCTGGCTGGCAGTGAAGACCCTGCCAGTATTAAGCGCCGCTCCAAGTTTGCGTCCGTTTATATGGTTGAGCGCGGAGACAGTTTAGAGAAACTGATCTTGCCAGTGCATGGCTATGGCCTGTGGTCGACTTTGTACGGCTTCATTGCCTTGAAGGGTGACTTGGAAACTGTTGAAGGACTGGGTTTCTACTCACATGGTGAAACTCCTGGATTGGGTGGTGAGGTTGACAATCCATTATGGAAGGGTAAATGGGTTGGTAAGCAGTTGTATAACGAGCAGGGCCAGCTAGCCATTGAAGTGGTCAAAGGTGAGGCACCGCAAGGCTCTGAGCACAAGGTTGATGGCCTAAGTGGTGCCACTTTAACCAGTCGTGGTGTTAATAACCTGGTACGTTACTGGGTCGGCGAGCAAGCCTTTGGCAAGCTGCTTCATCAAATGAAATCACAGGGGGCTTAA